One genomic segment of Streptomyces niveus includes these proteins:
- a CDS encoding TetR/AcrR family transcriptional regulator codes for MVDQVGSSRGRELKAAGKPARAPRKGLKEKREAIQGGARTVFGREGYTRASIDAIAAEAGVSTRTIYNHFTDKEELFGSVFLESTASVTAASLELLDRHLRKLRRVEDVEADFLAYARDWVGQGSAHPDHFALVRQIVTEGSRMPAAVIDEWQRTGPRAVRGNLARRLRELADAGLLDIAAGAEAAAARHLSLLVGGVMLETYFGALPMGADETEEHVRGAVWAFLKLYGMPGGGADE; via the coding sequence ATGGTGGATCAGGTCGGATCCTCGCGGGGACGGGAGTTGAAGGCCGCGGGTAAGCCCGCACGCGCCCCGCGAAAGGGGCTGAAAGAGAAGCGCGAGGCCATCCAGGGCGGCGCGCGCACCGTTTTCGGCCGTGAGGGCTACACGCGGGCGAGCATCGACGCGATCGCCGCCGAGGCCGGCGTCTCCACCCGGACCATCTACAACCACTTCACCGACAAGGAAGAACTCTTCGGCTCCGTCTTCCTGGAGAGCACCGCGTCGGTCACCGCGGCGTCCCTGGAACTGCTCGACCGGCACCTGCGCAAGCTCCGCCGGGTCGAGGACGTCGAGGCCGACTTCCTCGCCTACGCGCGCGACTGGGTCGGCCAGGGCTCCGCACACCCCGACCACTTCGCCCTCGTCCGGCAGATCGTCACCGAGGGTTCGCGGATGCCGGCCGCCGTCATCGACGAGTGGCAGCGCACCGGCCCGCGGGCCGTACGGGGGAACCTGGCGCGGCGGCTGCGTGAACTCGCCGACGCGGGGCTGCTCGACATCGCCGCCGGCGCCGAGGCCGCCGCCGCCCGGCATCTGAGCCTGCTGGTCGGGGGCGTGATGCTGGAGACGTACTTCGGGGCCCTGCCGATGGGCGCCGATGAGACCGAGGAGCACGTGCGCGGCGCCGTGTGGGCGTTCCTGAAGCTGTACGGCATGCCAGGAGGCGGCGCCGACGAGTGA
- a CDS encoding MFS transporter, with translation MSSSSQDPDPTRQPLPRTRAAATLVVVLLGYLTLPMAMSGITVALPRIGADLDASGAALNWVVVGYFLASSSFTLVAGSLGDLFGRRRLFAVGASVYTAGTLASAFSHHILLLDAARVLSGVGAAGVMASGGALLAATFTGAARSRAFASVGTAVGIGLATGPTFAGTMVDALDWRATFLVFASVGVLILLCTIFVPESRADVRPRVDHAGAITFIGGFALTLFAVTQGSRAGWLAPPTLLPLAAGAALLVAFVRIERRTALRTGQPILDLSLARDRAFVGWPVGAFGLGAGTTGILVFLPSYLQGTSGSTARDAGLVLLLLSTPLLILPPVGARLVNLGVPARRVLVLSLLLVAAGNGWLTTLHPGISTLALAGPLLTIGIGQGLSVGIIDAQALGMIEPARTGMASGFLNTVKGGTAAVVLALFGALLLTLLEARTSSADLAGRIAAGNLAPGPEQTLHAAQFTDAMRIVLWCVAGLGLAVAVVVQLLLRPRSLTRGKTAAPADGPLTV, from the coding sequence ATGTCCAGCAGTTCGCAGGACCCCGATCCGACGCGGCAGCCACTACCGCGGACCCGGGCCGCCGCCACCCTCGTCGTCGTCCTCCTCGGCTATCTCACCCTCCCCATGGCGATGTCCGGCATCACCGTCGCCCTCCCCCGCATCGGCGCGGACCTCGACGCCTCCGGCGCCGCCCTGAACTGGGTCGTCGTCGGCTACTTCCTCGCCTCCTCGTCCTTCACGCTCGTCGCGGGCTCGCTCGGCGACCTCTTCGGCCGCCGCCGGCTCTTCGCCGTCGGCGCCTCCGTCTACACGGCCGGCACCCTGGCCTCCGCCTTCTCGCACCACATCCTGCTGCTCGACGCCGCCCGCGTCCTGTCCGGGGTCGGCGCGGCGGGCGTCATGGCCAGTGGCGGCGCGCTGCTCGCGGCCACCTTCACCGGCGCCGCCCGCTCCCGCGCCTTCGCCTCGGTCGGCACAGCAGTGGGCATCGGTCTCGCGACCGGCCCCACGTTCGCGGGCACGATGGTCGACGCGCTCGACTGGCGCGCCACCTTCCTCGTCTTCGCCTCAGTCGGCGTCCTGATCCTCCTCTGCACGATCTTCGTGCCGGAGTCACGGGCCGACGTGCGGCCGCGCGTCGACCACGCGGGCGCGATCACCTTCATCGGCGGTTTCGCGCTGACCCTGTTCGCCGTCACACAGGGCTCCAGGGCCGGGTGGCTCGCCCCGCCCACCCTGCTGCCACTGGCCGCCGGTGCCGCGCTGCTCGTCGCGTTCGTACGGATCGAGCGGCGCACCGCGCTCCGCACCGGGCAGCCGATCCTCGACCTCTCACTGGCCCGTGACCGCGCCTTCGTCGGCTGGCCCGTCGGCGCCTTCGGACTCGGCGCGGGCACCACGGGCATCCTGGTCTTCCTGCCCAGCTACCTCCAGGGCACGAGCGGCAGCACGGCCAGGGACGCGGGCCTGGTGCTGCTGCTGCTGAGTACACCGCTGCTGATCCTGCCTCCGGTCGGCGCGCGGCTCGTCAATCTCGGCGTCCCCGCCCGCCGAGTGCTTGTCCTGTCCCTGCTCCTGGTCGCCGCCGGCAACGGCTGGCTCACCACACTCCACCCCGGCATCTCCACCCTCGCCCTCGCCGGCCCGCTGCTGACCATCGGCATAGGCCAGGGCCTGTCCGTGGGCATCATCGACGCACAGGCGCTCGGCATGATCGAACCCGCCCGGACCGGCATGGCCTCCGGTTTCCTGAACACCGTCAAGGGCGGCACGGCCGCCGTTGTGCTGGCCCTCTTCGGCGCCCTGCTGCTCACCCTGCTCGAAGCCCGCACGAGCTCGGCCGACCTGGCGGGGCGGATCGCGGCGGGCAACCTCGCCCCGGGCCCCGAACAGACCCTGCACGCGGCCCAGTTCACCGACGCGATGCGCATAGTCCTGTGGTGCGTGGCGGGCCTCGGCCTGGCGGTCGCGGTGGTGGTCCAGTTGCTGCTCAGGCCTCGGAGCCTTACGCGGGGAAAAACCGCCGCGCCCGCCGACGGGCCCCTGACCGTCTGA
- a CDS encoding serine hydrolase domain-containing protein — MTTRIEGSTAPGFASLADTFSAAFSGHDDMGAALSIRVAGETVVDLWGGTADARDHSPWKGDTTSVIFSCTKGLTSILAARLVQEGLLDYQAPVVAHWPEFAAAGKEGITVADVLAHRSGLSAPRDLLSVEDVIDWDVVTGVLAAQEPLWTPGEGHAYHALTHGWLAGEVIRRVTGRTVGRYFDELVAMPLHADAWIGLPHSAQTRVAHLRAGASLTALVAKQAAARPAGKVDWSDRALTLGNAFPTQLVDGERGFNDPRIQAAELPGAGGIASARALATIWSSTVVETNGVRLLDADTVGEAIRPQAEGSPVFGGPPPFSRWGMGFQLPSLAREYLGPASFGHDGAGGQVAFADVTHQVGFAFLTNLMEAGADHRATSIVDELRRLLGRSSRR, encoded by the coding sequence CTCGCGGACACATTCTCCGCCGCCTTCTCAGGCCATGACGACATGGGCGCGGCGCTCTCCATCAGGGTGGCCGGCGAGACGGTCGTCGATCTCTGGGGCGGGACCGCCGACGCGCGCGATCATTCGCCCTGGAAGGGGGACACGACCAGCGTCATCTTCTCCTGTACCAAGGGCCTTACCTCCATTCTCGCCGCGCGTCTCGTGCAGGAGGGCCTCCTCGACTACCAGGCCCCTGTCGTCGCCCACTGGCCCGAATTCGCCGCCGCCGGCAAGGAAGGCATCACGGTCGCCGACGTCCTCGCCCACCGGTCCGGGCTCTCTGCACCGCGCGATCTCCTGTCCGTCGAGGACGTCATCGACTGGGACGTCGTCACCGGTGTGCTGGCGGCCCAGGAACCCCTGTGGACCCCCGGCGAGGGACATGCGTACCACGCCCTCACACACGGCTGGCTCGCCGGTGAAGTCATCCGGCGCGTGACCGGCAGGACGGTAGGCCGGTACTTCGACGAGCTCGTCGCCATGCCGCTGCACGCCGACGCGTGGATCGGTCTGCCCCACTCGGCGCAGACCCGGGTCGCCCACCTGCGGGCCGGTGCGAGCCTCACCGCGCTCGTCGCGAAGCAGGCGGCAGCACGACCCGCGGGGAAGGTCGACTGGTCCGATCGGGCCCTGACCCTCGGGAATGCGTTCCCGACGCAACTCGTCGACGGTGAGAGGGGATTCAACGACCCTCGGATACAGGCGGCTGAGCTGCCGGGAGCGGGCGGCATCGCGTCCGCCCGGGCGTTGGCCACGATCTGGTCGTCCACCGTGGTGGAGACGAACGGAGTACGGCTGCTGGACGCCGATACGGTTGGCGAGGCCATTCGGCCGCAGGCCGAAGGCAGTCCGGTCTTCGGCGGTCCACCCCCTTTCTCCCGTTGGGGCATGGGGTTCCAGCTGCCCTCGCTCGCACGTGAGTACCTCGGGCCCGCCTCATTCGGACACGACGGTGCGGGCGGGCAGGTCGCCTTCGCCGACGTCACGCACCAGGTCGGATTCGCGTTCCTGACCAACCTCATGGAAGCGGGCGCCGATCACCGGGCCACCTCGATCGTGGACGAGCTCCGACGGCTCCTCGGCAGGTCGTCCCGCAGATAA
- a CDS encoding NADPH-dependent FMN reductase, with product MSTTTGTPTAPTAPLKIAFIIGSSREGRFAPVVADWFTARAAEYGGIELDIIDIADLELPTTHPDWGTPRTPELAALAARVVAADGFVVLTPEYNHSFPASLKTFIDLHHTEWEAKAVGFVSYGGVGGGLRAVEQLRLIFTELHCTSVREIVSFHNGWDHFTEGGKAYEVDGAIGAAKVMLDQLTWWAEALRTARASHPYQT from the coding sequence ATGTCCACCACAACCGGCACCCCTACCGCTCCCACCGCTCCCCTCAAGATCGCCTTCATCATCGGCAGCAGCCGCGAGGGCCGCTTCGCGCCGGTCGTCGCCGACTGGTTCACCGCCCGGGCAGCGGAGTACGGCGGCATCGAACTCGACATCATCGACATCGCGGATCTCGAACTGCCGACCACCCACCCCGACTGGGGCACCCCCCGCACCCCCGAACTGGCCGCGCTCGCCGCCCGCGTGGTCGCCGCCGACGGGTTCGTCGTCCTCACGCCCGAGTACAACCACAGCTTCCCCGCCTCACTCAAGACCTTCATCGACCTGCACCACACGGAGTGGGAGGCGAAAGCGGTCGGCTTCGTCTCATACGGCGGCGTCGGCGGCGGGCTCCGCGCGGTCGAACAACTGCGGCTGATCTTCACGGAATTGCACTGCACCAGCGTTCGGGAAATCGTCAGCTTCCACAACGGCTGGGACCACTTCACCGAAGGCGGAAAGGCATACGAGGTGGACGGCGCGATCGGCGCGGCGAAAGTCATGCTGGACCAACTGACCTGGTGGGCGGAAGCGTTGCGCACGGCCCGCGCCTCGCACCCGTACCAGACCTGA